One stretch of Ornithinimicrobium ciconiae DNA includes these proteins:
- a CDS encoding iron chaperone encodes MAGKRSEGADETAVRAYLEQSPPPGQDRYALIRSAVHAQLPPSRVSERLSYKMPTFFVDAKVLLHVGLWEEHLAIYPVPESGTDAALTEDLEPYRKGKGTLHFRYADDWPVELINRIVAAHIARRS; translated from the coding sequence ATGGCAGGCAAGCGTTCCGAAGGGGCCGACGAGACAGCGGTGCGCGCCTACCTGGAGCAGTCTCCGCCCCCGGGTCAGGACAGATATGCGCTGATCCGCTCGGCTGTTCACGCCCAGCTGCCGCCGTCTCGCGTGAGCGAGCGGCTGTCCTACAAGATGCCGACCTTCTTCGTCGACGCGAAGGTCCTGCTGCACGTGGGGCTGTGGGAGGAGCACCTCGCGATCTATCCGGTGCCGGAGTCCGGGACCGACGCGGCGCTCACCGAGGACCTTGAGCCCTACCGCAAGGGAAAGGGCACCCTGCACTTTCGGTATGCCGACGACTGGCCGGTCGAGCTCATCAACCGCATCGTCGCGGCGCACATCGCTCGTCGCTCCTAG
- a CDS encoding sugar phosphate isomerase/epimerase family protein, with amino-acid sequence MARRFTLFTGQWADLSLEEVAELAAKWGYDGLEIAVSGEHLDAWRWDDEEYVEGRLEILRRHGLGCWAISNHLKGQAVCDDPIDESHQSIVGSKVWGNGDPEGVRQRAAEELKLTAKLAQKMGVDTVVGFTGSSIWQYVAMFPPVPAERIEAGYQDFADRWNPILDVFDECGVRFAHEVHPSEIAYDYWSTVKTLEAIGHREAFGLNWDPSHMLWQDIDVVGFITDFADRIYHVDCKDTRMRIGNGRNGRLGSHLPWGDPRRGWDFVSTGRGDVPWEDCFRALSAAGYEGPISVEWEDAGMDRLEGAPEALAFLKKFDYSPATASFDSAFSQD; translated from the coding sequence ATGGCACGCCGATTCACCCTCTTCACCGGACAGTGGGCCGACCTGTCGCTCGAGGAGGTCGCCGAGCTGGCCGCGAAGTGGGGCTATGACGGACTGGAGATCGCGGTCTCCGGTGAGCACCTCGACGCCTGGCGCTGGGACGACGAGGAGTATGTCGAGGGGCGGCTGGAGATCCTGCGGCGCCATGGCCTGGGCTGCTGGGCGATCTCGAACCACCTGAAGGGGCAGGCGGTCTGTGACGATCCGATCGACGAGAGCCACCAGTCGATCGTCGGGTCCAAGGTGTGGGGCAACGGTGACCCTGAGGGCGTGCGGCAGCGGGCCGCCGAGGAACTGAAGCTGACCGCCAAGCTCGCGCAGAAGATGGGGGTCGACACGGTCGTCGGGTTCACCGGCTCCTCGATCTGGCAGTACGTCGCCATGTTCCCGCCGGTGCCCGCCGAACGCATCGAGGCTGGCTACCAGGACTTCGCGGACCGGTGGAACCCGATCCTCGACGTCTTTGACGAGTGCGGTGTCCGCTTTGCCCACGAGGTGCACCCGAGCGAGATCGCCTACGACTACTGGTCGACGGTGAAGACGCTGGAGGCGATCGGGCACCGTGAGGCGTTCGGTCTCAACTGGGACCCGAGTCACATGCTGTGGCAGGACATCGACGTGGTTGGCTTCATCACCGACTTTGCCGACCGGATCTATCACGTGGACTGCAAGGACACCCGGATGCGCATCGGCAACGGGCGCAACGGGCGTCTCGGCTCGCACCTGCCCTGGGGCGACCCGCGACGCGGCTGGGACTTTGTGTCCACCGGACGCGGCGACGTGCCGTGGGAGGACTGCTTCCGGGCGCTGTCCGCCGCAGGCTATGAGGGCCCCATCTCGGTCGAGTGGGAGGACGCCGGCATGGACCGTCTCGAGGGCGCACCCGAGGCCCTGGCCTTCCTGAAGAAGTTCGACTACTCCCCCGCGACGGCATCGTTCGACTCAGCCTTCAGCCAGGACTGA
- a CDS encoding Gfo/Idh/MocA family protein, whose protein sequence is MTDQTTNASTTGATTATTTATATGDTAASTSASESPVQTNRPLGVAVIGYSFMGRAHSNAWRNVSAFYPDVPAARMTTLVGRDGSRVQQAADELGWEGTATDWRDVLERDDIDIVDVCTPGHLHAEVTLAALRAGKHVLVEKPLANSVAECEALVAAAADSPGTAMLGFNYRRVPALALARELVQEGRIGRIQQVRLSYLQDWLSDPQAPMTWRLRKESAGSGVLGDLGSHAVDQLHYLLGEHVTEVSGSLRTFVSERPGPNGTEAVTVDDAAWATLHTASGVVASLEVSRVATGRKNAMVIELYGTTGSLRFDLERLNELILTQTPGADARTAGAATILVTEPEHPYVDAWWPAGHVLGWDHTFTSQAADFLRAIATGDPVQASFEDGLAVQRVLAAIETSDGRGGARTETGN, encoded by the coding sequence ATGACTGATCAGACGACCAATGCCTCGACCACTGGGGCGACCACCGCAACCACCACCGCCACCGCGACGGGCGACACCGCCGCCAGCACCAGCGCCTCTGAGTCCCCCGTGCAGACCAACCGGCCGCTGGGGGTCGCGGTGATCGGCTACTCCTTCATGGGCAGGGCCCACTCCAACGCGTGGCGCAACGTCTCTGCCTTCTATCCGGACGTGCCCGCGGCGCGCATGACGACCCTGGTCGGGCGCGACGGCTCTCGGGTGCAGCAGGCGGCGGACGAACTGGGATGGGAAGGCACTGCGACCGACTGGCGTGACGTGCTGGAGCGCGATGACATCGACATCGTCGACGTGTGCACCCCCGGTCACCTCCACGCGGAGGTGACCCTGGCCGCGCTGCGCGCCGGCAAGCACGTGCTCGTGGAGAAACCGCTCGCCAACTCTGTGGCCGAGTGCGAGGCGCTGGTCGCTGCCGCGGCCGACTCCCCCGGGACCGCCATGCTGGGCTTCAACTACCGCAGGGTGCCGGCGCTGGCGCTGGCCCGCGAGCTGGTGCAGGAGGGACGGATCGGGCGCATCCAGCAGGTCCGGCTCAGCTATCTGCAGGACTGGCTCAGCGACCCACAGGCGCCGATGACCTGGCGGCTGCGCAAGGAGTCCGCGGGTTCTGGTGTGCTCGGTGACCTCGGGTCGCATGCTGTCGACCAACTGCACTACCTGCTCGGTGAGCACGTCACGGAGGTCAGCGGCTCCCTGCGGACCTTCGTCTCGGAGCGCCCCGGCCCGAACGGGACCGAAGCAGTCACGGTCGATGACGCAGCCTGGGCCACCCTGCATACGGCGTCCGGGGTCGTCGCGAGCCTGGAGGTGAGCCGTGTGGCCACGGGTCGCAAGAACGCCATGGTCATCGAGCTCTACGGCACCACCGGGTCCCTGCGTTTCGATCTCGAGCGGCTCAACGAGCTGATCCTCACCCAGACCCCCGGCGCGGACGCGCGCACCGCGGGGGCCGCCACGATATTGGTGACCGAGCCGGAGCACCCTTACGTCGATGCCTGGTGGCCGGCCGGTCACGTGCTGGGCTGGGACCACACCTTCACCTCCCAGGCGGCCGACTTCCTGCGGGCGATCGCGACCGGTGACCCGGTGCAGGCCAGCTTCGAGGACGGCCTGGCGGTGCAGCGCGTGCTCGCCGCGATCGAGACCAGCGACGGGCGCGGCGGTGCCCGCACCGAGACCGGCAACTGA
- a CDS encoding sugar phosphate isomerase/epimerase family protein, translating to MTFHRADDGPRDHFVLQEPSLRAIGVNTWVWTSPLTDSALPALLDQIAHMGFDAVELPLETVGDLTVPVVSRVLADTGLTPYVVGAMAPGRDLVDAEATQVRTTQDYLRSCVDLASGIGASAVCGPFYSSTGRVWRLSAQARATAYEQWRENLAPVAEHAQASGVQLGIEPLNRYETSLINTVDQALTGLGDLLGQGVGLALDTYHLNIEERSSADAIRQAGKHLVHVQVCGNDRGAPGHDQTDWPALIAALDEVGYAGPLNIESFTAENASIATAASIWRPLAPTQDDLASSGLAFLRSLTAPTEGDPHD from the coding sequence ATGACCTTTCACCGCGCCGACGACGGCCCGCGGGACCACTTCGTGCTACAGGAGCCATCGTTGCGAGCCATCGGCGTCAACACCTGGGTCTGGACCTCGCCCCTGACCGACTCAGCGCTACCCGCCCTGCTGGACCAGATCGCCCACATGGGCTTTGACGCGGTCGAATTGCCGTTGGAGACGGTCGGCGACCTGACCGTCCCCGTCGTCTCCCGCGTGCTGGCCGACACCGGCCTGACTCCTTATGTCGTGGGTGCGATGGCACCTGGCCGCGACCTCGTGGATGCTGAGGCGACGCAGGTCCGGACGACGCAGGACTATCTGCGCTCGTGCGTCGACCTCGCCTCGGGCATCGGCGCGAGTGCCGTGTGCGGGCCCTTCTATTCCTCGACTGGCCGCGTGTGGCGACTGTCGGCACAGGCTCGCGCCACGGCATACGAGCAGTGGCGCGAGAACCTGGCGCCCGTCGCTGAGCACGCGCAGGCGTCCGGGGTGCAGCTCGGGATCGAGCCGCTGAACCGCTATGAGACCTCACTGATCAACACCGTCGACCAGGCGCTGACCGGGCTGGGTGACCTGCTGGGCCAGGGCGTGGGGCTGGCCCTGGACACCTATCACCTGAACATCGAGGAGCGCTCCTCGGCCGACGCGATCCGGCAGGCCGGCAAGCACCTGGTCCACGTGCAGGTCTGCGGCAACGACCGCGGCGCGCCCGGCCACGACCAGACCGACTGGCCCGCCCTGATCGCCGCCCTTGACGAGGTCGGCTATGCCGGTCCGCTCAACATCGAGAGCTTCACCGCGGAGAACGCCTCCATCGCCACCGCCGCCTCCATCTGGCGGCCGCTGGCCCCGACCCAGGATGACCTGGCGAGCAGCGGGCTGGCCTTCCTGCGCTCACTGACCGCGCCGACCGAGGGGGATCCTCATGACTGA
- a CDS encoding substrate-binding domain-containing protein, with product MRRKMLTAPLAAVAALAMLAACSTDDSLDDPSAAESAADPAGDETADDETATDEEPADEGSSDDWFDQAVYDTQYEQRSATFEGDASAPHLQYIDGPMTDTSEFASEGAKKVCFSNASIGNPWRQTGWITMNEQLKVLQDSGVISEMETRDAQDDDNTQIADIDYFIAEGNCDAFVISPNSTAAMTPAVERACDTGKPVVVFDRGVETDCATTFIHPIGGYAWGIDTAEFLVDNLEEGDKVVALRILPGVDVLEHRWAAADKIFAENGIDAVDYFTGADPTEIKKIISDELAKGDVQGVWMDAGDGAVAAIEAFEDAGVDYPVMTGEDEMSFLRKWEDTGLTGLAPVYSNFQWRTPLLAVEQIFAGEEIPTEWVLPQSPITEGERADFLTSNDGMPDGHYAKFGGEDLPGYPQVWQERVIP from the coding sequence ATGCGCAGAAAGATGCTGACCGCCCCCCTGGCGGCCGTGGCGGCGCTCGCCATGCTGGCCGCGTGTTCCACCGACGACTCGCTCGACGACCCGTCGGCGGCCGAGTCCGCCGCAGACCCCGCCGGCGACGAGACTGCCGACGACGAGACGGCCACCGATGAGGAGCCCGCCGACGAGGGCTCCTCCGACGACTGGTTCGACCAGGCCGTCTACGACACGCAGTACGAGCAGCGCTCGGCCACCTTCGAGGGCGACGCCTCCGCGCCGCACCTGCAGTACATCGACGGCCCGATGACCGACACCTCCGAGTTCGCCTCCGAGGGTGCCAAGAAGGTGTGCTTCTCCAACGCCTCCATCGGCAACCCGTGGCGGCAGACCGGCTGGATCACGATGAACGAGCAGCTGAAGGTGCTACAGGACTCCGGTGTCATCTCCGAGATGGAGACCCGTGACGCCCAGGATGACGACAACACCCAGATCGCCGACATCGACTACTTCATCGCCGAGGGCAACTGCGACGCCTTCGTCATCTCCCCCAACAGCACCGCCGCAATGACACCGGCGGTCGAGCGGGCATGTGACACCGGCAAGCCGGTCGTCGTCTTTGACCGTGGCGTCGAGACCGACTGCGCCACGACCTTCATCCACCCGATCGGTGGCTATGCCTGGGGCATCGACACCGCCGAGTTCCTGGTCGACAACCTCGAGGAGGGCGACAAGGTCGTCGCGCTGCGCATCCTGCCCGGCGTCGACGTCCTGGAGCACCGCTGGGCCGCGGCCGACAAGATCTTTGCCGAGAACGGCATCGACGCGGTCGACTACTTCACCGGTGCCGACCCGACTGAGATCAAGAAGATCATCAGCGACGAGCTGGCCAAGGGTGACGTCCAGGGTGTCTGGATGGACGCCGGTGACGGTGCCGTCGCCGCCATCGAGGCTTTCGAGGACGCCGGCGTGGACTACCCGGTCATGACCGGTGAGGACGAGATGAGCTTCCTGCGCAAGTGGGAGGACACCGGCCTGACCGGCCTGGCTCCGGTCTACTCCAACTTCCAGTGGCGCACCCCGCTGCTGGCCGTGGAGCAGATCTTCGCCGGTGAGGAGATCCCGACCGAGTGGGTGCTCCCGCAGAGCCCGATCACCGAGGGTGAGCGCGCCGACTTCCTGACCTCCAACGACGGCATGCCCGACGGGCACTACGCCAAGTTCGGTGGCGAGGACCTGCCCGGTTACCCGCAGGTCTGGCAGGAGCGCGTCATCCCCTGA
- a CDS encoding ABC transporter permease has protein sequence MSTGTTAYDTARVLLPAHQGNRLQRLARTLSTPGGAIFILVGLLLAAVIVANPNFGEPGSLIRFIGRTAPIAIAAMGQYFVIVAGEFDLSMGSVVTLQVIVAGNLIGQDESKILPVMLLMFGLGALVGLINGLATTLLRVPSFIVTLGTMLALLGLVMHWTGGAATGNPVDAFRQIGRGGIRDVPILEIIPYPAIILLVLAVGAVILMRRPWGRTLIAAGDNPEATHLAGAPVWWVKTRAFILSSLAATVAGIILVGYAGVHPSVGRGYEFTAITAVVLGGVVLGGGRGWVLSAAAGAFALELLFTLLNFVGVASTWRDSVQGLIIIVAVAAAGKAWRGSLRPRRRDRTPPAATPSAQPGATAPLAADLATPHTPGSPAGDSTGPNQPDPGTTTGEN, from the coding sequence ATGAGCACCGGCACCACGGCATACGACACAGCTCGCGTCCTGCTGCCCGCGCACCAGGGCAACCGACTGCAGCGGCTGGCCCGCACCCTCAGCACCCCTGGCGGGGCCATCTTCATCCTGGTCGGGCTGCTGCTCGCCGCGGTGATCGTGGCCAACCCCAACTTCGGTGAGCCCGGCTCACTCATCCGCTTCATCGGCCGGACCGCGCCCATCGCGATCGCCGCCATGGGTCAGTACTTCGTGATCGTCGCCGGCGAGTTCGACCTGTCGATGGGCTCGGTCGTCACGCTGCAGGTGATCGTCGCCGGCAACCTCATCGGTCAGGACGAGTCCAAGATCCTGCCCGTCATGCTGCTGATGTTCGGCCTCGGTGCGCTGGTGGGCCTGATCAACGGCCTGGCCACGACCCTGCTGCGGGTCCCCAGCTTCATCGTCACCCTCGGCACGATGCTGGCCCTGCTCGGCCTGGTCATGCACTGGACCGGAGGTGCCGCGACCGGCAACCCGGTCGACGCCTTCCGGCAGATCGGCCGCGGCGGGATCCGGGACGTGCCGATCCTGGAGATCATCCCCTATCCCGCGATCATCCTGCTCGTGCTCGCGGTCGGCGCCGTGATCCTGATGCGTCGCCCCTGGGGCCGCACCCTGATCGCCGCCGGTGACAACCCGGAGGCCACCCACCTGGCCGGCGCACCCGTGTGGTGGGTCAAGACCCGCGCGTTCATCCTGTCCTCGCTGGCCGCGACCGTCGCCGGGATCATCCTGGTCGGGTATGCCGGGGTGCACCCCTCCGTGGGCCGCGGCTATGAGTTCACCGCGATCACGGCCGTCGTCCTCGGCGGGGTCGTCCTCGGCGGCGGGCGCGGCTGGGTCCTGTCGGCCGCCGCGGGCGCCTTTGCGCTGGAGCTGCTGTTCACCCTGCTGAACTTCGTCGGGGTCGCCTCGACCTGGCGGGACAGCGTGCAGGGACTCATCATCATCGTCGCCGTCGCCGCCGCAGGGAAGGCCTGGCGAGGAAGCCTCCGGCCGCGCCGACGAGACCGCACCCCACCTGCTGCGACCCCGTCCGCCCAACCCGGCGCGACGGCGCCCCTGGCCGCTGACCTGGCCACCCCTCATACTCCCGGCTCACCAGCCGGGGACTCCACCGGTCCCAACCAGCCCGACCCGGGCACCACCACAGGAGAAAACTGA